The genomic stretch aggcccaggcgggttctcggGACACCGCCGGATAACCTCACCGCgagtggtatatcgacgacggtcgattgatagtctgccggggatcggtatggctgggcgttccgggttatgagatatgagttgagatggagatggaggtgacggaggagcatgcatatcatattttgttgtttcattgtattccctactcaacttcgtggttgaccctgtgtattcgtgaacacctgtgacgatccaattattggggagcagacttgacaggtttatgagatagcaTGGGAGCTTGacgggcgtgagacactggatcagaagacttagtagctagatcatcatttagaagactttcacttttatttatgttagttctttgtaatttgatgtaaaagaggttttgtaataattaagttaaagtaattatataatttgccttggagtttaatttgttattcactacctcgggaaaccgagatggtaacagtccggtttattagggtatgtcttgctagaggctccttcataaatcggggtgttacagatgaatccaattacatcaagaaatattggattagtattaagagatacacatcgtatcaacatacacataggttattcatgtagatgaaaatggaattaccattagcagtcatggtcgttcattgaacctaagaacggttgatctcatgattataagttactaatgtttccgccattagaataatcatgcacatgtccaattataaatcatatgcataagagcatgatgaatcattggtaagccatagtagaaacgtcatgaattctcgagaagaattcgatgagcgatttcggtgtttgacagaatactctgttatgtgtcaagaggttgcacatattatagagaatccgaacacacgtaaagatttatgaaaatcctatacttttcaagccaaaaggagaaataggaagtttggaaagatacttagttgaataaaagGTTGCTCAAAACTagtctttcctaatatgctaagACTTGTGTGAAGTGTTAGgttaatcatcttgacaaattgttgcaagactctacaaaacatatacctagtgcattgtgtgtggatggagtacttgatcagtgcaagttatatcattcatcacaaatttgtTCATTATGTGATAATCAATAAGGAAGTTCTTtaaagataaagaaccgaaaccaaggtcgggaaccttgatgtgtacttggtaaggttcatgctatgagtgataacatgaatataaaggataatacgattaagaagtttgaacacatggacacgtaacatgttaaacttctattgcaatcaacaagtgtttacacacttacgatatgcatcacaaggttgtaatatggtattgattacccgagtgtgatgtcgacatttgtcgtttgagttattattaactcaccttatactttgttacatccaacgggttgtagagataattgaaccccgtttaagtgaacacggattagcattgtatttgcccatagttacttgtatgaggtgacgtctcgaagtgactagagtgtgatgcgattgatggcaagttcaagtgccatagagtcatgtgagatgactagtcgatcacataggcagactgttaggaacattttgtcgggcattatgaccgcttatagagttctggcaaatttatatagcctggtcgtggcgagagctgctatagtattcaaatgagtcgatttttttgactaaagactattcgcctaagatgacacagtttcagattaactttgatttgtgttactagaccttcgtaaatggggtcaaatgggcatattttgggttatgatggctgtggctagttgaagggaatgagtgcgataggaattgtccacccctagtcagggttataacaatatctcagggccactcgaggagtaatgaactggaaatgcgtggccacgctcggaatgtatccatggtggataaatccggtcaatcagttattttccagatcgaggaaaccactctcgatatgatcacttgcaagtacgacctgaaagacaccttgcattgagtgggagatagtaaatAGGAccagagaattggtgacgcacacttgtcgaggacaagtgagagattgttggaatatgtgtcctccgacaataatgcgatcacgactgttgatcatgatgatcacatgtttaagtctcattataaagaatacaattgggaagtaatttttactgtcaattggtccacacaaatcggtaatgattggatgactagagtttgacattactgtcgtgcgacggtggtgatcagttgatcccctaggtcatacctatagggcaacactcttaattgatcatttaattgatcgtataacgttacgagtcaattaaattatttaaaattgacggaagattttggaagtattatttacgtatctcattgaaatttgattaaatgagatacggtctgagtaaccgaattgtttcaatactcagatgaaattattgtttaaggaaacaattgaaattgaatgaattattataaatacaatttattgtgatttataaattggtaaaatattttggtacaagtaattatgaattactaagtcgatttttatatatgacgtatttttattaatacgttgatttttaatatgttaaaaatacataacaattttatgtaacatatgacatgtgacataagacaaattgacaaaaataaaatggattccattttacacatatgtaccgaaattaaggaggattaaggataatattgtgtttataatgtgagtggtaaacacaatgattacctactaaactagccatgcaaccctaatgctcattgtaaagaacaactcaagcatgcattggctccctctaatcccccccttccacccgattttttgagatgaaaaaccactttggtttttcatcttatttcacctaatatacactaaatgtagttagtgtattattcattatttttcatctaaaatttaagttttagaaagataaaaactcttctttctcttccttctctctaaccgaaaaatagagagttccataatatttttgggtcaatttttcttacaaaattaatattgtctagtattcataatattaattttaattaagagtgtgctttgggtattaagctttgggagagatcctacacttggatcttagttcttccactaaggaaagcacaagaacaagagagaaaggagatctctcttgtgcccatataaaccaatattccaatgtaagataaagatttcttctttatattgtttataagtttgcatgcataagatcaccattaattttatgacaaattaaaatataacatataggaatatgttaagtatatagatctacttttccttcagtgtTCACACCTACTCGAGGTATTAGACAGGGAGAACCACTTTTACCATATATTTTTATTATGTGTGGTGAAGTTTTAGCAAGatctctacaaaagaatagcgatcttagttctagtgatattggtattagaattggaCCTGGATTGGGAAAAAATTCCATTCTTGACTTTTGCGGATGACACTATCATTTTTGCTAAAGCCTCTAATCAGAGTTGTAGAGCTATTAAAtctattttagataaattttgcacgatttCTGGACAATTTGTTAATTTCGACAAATCGActtttcaatgcactagaaatattgacCGCTCACTTTGTGGGTCTTTTAGAGGTATTCTTGGTATGAACCAAGAAGCTCATTTGGGTAAGTACTTAGGTTATCCTTTAATTAACGGCAGAGTGACTAAAAATATGTTTGAAAGTATTATTAATTCCTCATGCGCTTaattatcgaaatggaaagcTAATTCTTTATTGCAAGTAGGTAGACTAGTTGTTGTTAATGCTAACCTTGCCGCAAAGAGAACCTTTCAAATGCAAAGTTTCCTCCTCCCTTCAAGTATTCATAACAGATTAGACAAAATTAATAGAGATTTTTTATGGAATAAGAATCCTTCAAAGCGTTCTCCTAATTTAattggttggcataaagtttgtttaccaaagtctCTTGGCGGATTAGGAATAAAATCCTCTGAAATGGCTAATAAAGCccttcaaatgaaacttttatggaaaattctttTGAAAAAGAACAATATATGGGTCAAAGTGATAACTAAGAAATATTtgagaaattgttcactttttGAATTTAAGCCTAATTCAGTTTGCTCCTGGCAATGGCGTAAACTCATGAGTATTCGGGACATGTTTAGAAAGGGGTTGAGATGGCAGGTAGTTAATGGTAGCAATATCAAATTTTGGACTGACAATTGGGCTTTTTCTTATCCCCTTACTAGAAATGTAGATGGTCATAGTAACCTTGATTTAAATCTTTTGGTTAGAGATTTCATAACCCCTGATAAACAATGAGATGTCAGTAAGGCATCAGATATAGTAAATAATGATATTGTTAACCAGATAGTTAATATTCCACTGCCGCAcaatgatattccagatacccttCTTTGGGGTTGTCTGTGGATGGAAATTTCTCGACCAAAACAGCGACATGGTTAGCACAAGGCTTGTTCGATAGAAAtattgacaaatgtgaattttaCTGGATTTGGAAACTAAATGTTCctcaaaaattgaaattttttctttggaaaactTGTGTAGATGGTCTCCTTATGAAAAGTAGGCTTCTAAGAAATCATATAATTGTCCCACCTCAATGTGTTTTGTGTAATCATCCAATTGAAgataaagatcatttcttttttaAGTGTTCCTTGATAGCATAAGTCATCCAAGACATGAATATAATTagctttaacaattttttttttggcaatatacgataatattgcaagtcaatacTTTATAGAGAAACTTAATCATCTTAAAATTTTAATTCGAAAAGCCGATTTCATTAAGATTGTATTTATTTGGTAGAATGCATAGTCCATAGAAATGACATTATTTTTAATGATGTTCATTTTAATATCAGCAAACTTAtccttttatgtaataatagcatcaAGATTTGGAATGAGACTAGACATAAGGATCTTAATAATCCTGATAAAGACGTGTGATGAGTCATATTTTTATACATTtatatgcctccccttagttacttttgatacggttttcgtgctaaattacattaattatatgccatttatattagaatgttgttacttccgctttttggtgtttaatgcaggaatgatgcatttgtggAGCAAAAAAATGAAATATAGCACCGCGGAGATGGCACGAAGGAATACACGATGTATGGCACAAAAATctaaaagaataaaggaagagaattgaagaagaattacacgaagaaaggagctgaaacgagaaatactcgatcaagtacacaaggacttgatcgagtggatatgactcgatcgagtacaactaggctcgatcgagtatacccAGATTTGGCAGTTTTCGCgtaatttccttaagtcggttactctttattataaatacccaattcacGTCATAATTAGAACTTACGTATTATTTACCCTAAAAGCTCCCTAGAAAACTCTTGTTTAGTATTATTGCAATTGTTCCGGATTTAAGCACTCTCTAAATACGGTATTCATTAATCTTTCTctagttattaattaattcaaagTTCTAGTTTATACAattatttcattgttcatcttttatgcttgcaattatatctttcattcatattattgttattgttattattagtatgagtagctaatttcataatTTAGGGTGAAAGagaatctaggttgttagaaatgggttaattaatgaattgattgttatattgctcttaattgttgttcaattgttgtcttacttctaattgattaattactgatcagaattggttaattagtcttgcaaactaggattttcaccaaccgagttaagactagtataggctgcGACAATTGAAAAGACtgacttaatgatagcgaccgcatgaCATAATAGAATCGACTGGTCTTGTGGCCTTAAACAATATAATttctcaatcaatgaattaaatctcacccctagatgacTACCTATTGAATCCGATCCCTAGactttttaatattattgaattcgtCTTTATTTACCTCGCaattagttgttagaaatcaaacaaaaaaatatTTGAGGAAATTGGTTACCtttaagacaaacttaaatattaGCAAAAAGAATAATTAACTTGtttccctgtggattcgacccttttttgccactagctaccagttagtagtaatttaggatttattttgattggtcaacgactgaaaataaccctATCGTGTCAGTTAGAAATACTATTAGTAAGGAAAAAATTTGGTGTGAGAAACCTTAAAATGAgtttctaaagctaaattttgacggataaaaaATAGATGGTAATAAAGCTGCCCTAGGTTAtgctataagagatcacaatggtaatgtaacaccccctcataccaaggactaccctagcatgaaaggctgttaccatctcggttgccagatgttagtatatcaaaagcaacaactcaAAACACATTATTAAAGTACGAAAGATTTAAAGTTTACATAGTCTCAAAATCCGACACTAAAGAACTATCCAAAAACCAACAACTACAAAATGACAACTAGAACTCTTGGCAGTGGAAGCTAAGCTTGCGTGGTGACTgcccatgactgccccaaagcTAAACGATCGCATCACTGTCAAtcaccgctcaccatccccgaatggatcaccacagattttacaaaacaacaacgaggtcagttactgaataattaaagtaagacaggtacaataagcaaccagctgatcatcctcctcctccagtctcccgatctcacacagtaaccgactacacaccgaagtgtgtagccctgccagattacccatcacaacaggtaatcctcgccgccagtgggggaccgcagccaatccccacctaaatcccgctcatcaacgagcgatatccctgtcccttaatgtgcacatcccttcccgtggcgggttccacggagggcgaactagggtgtgaagccactcccgcaagtgactccaccacaatcatcacaacaccaacactatcaccacaccaacaccgcacCAACACTCCAACGATGATCAGCAAACAAACAATCGTACGCAAaacaacataatctcaaatcaattaaacaggaactgagtagggaaaccctaccttttcgcaatccgctacgctacaatcaatcatacaaatgcataacaaataccacatcgtcacctacaataatgataatcaacaatcaacacacatatgatgaccaaaccctaaacccccaaattaacccaaacaataattagggccaaaccctaaaagacaacctattagAAGATTACAAcgaactagagacttaccaaataaatcgagacaagagacggaagtgtagacttgcgaccgatcaattagccttgagaattattagggtgattagagagagatGTGAGCGTCGTTTAGTTTTGGTAAAAGAATGATTTAGAAACCGTAAAAGCATAATTtataataatctctaatcaccttaaccaaatcGCGAAAttaaacccgtcagaccggatactcggtcgagtatagagtatactctgccgagtaccctctactcggtcgagtattccacatactcggccgagtgttcctgagCAGTAGCCAAACTAGGATACACGacaccccttactcgaccgagtaggccacacTTGGCCGAGTACCAGCTTaggaaaactgtagtattacaagtAAAGTTGTTTTGCTAGGAGCAAAAAAATACGGatctaatagtattcttgttgctgaaactctcgctttaaaagaagatattttagcagctaaatacttaggaatctcgaaGTTAATTGTagaaggtgataatttatgtgttaccAACTCAATCCTTATTATTTGGCAAATTTCTtgagaaatttctagtattatcaaagatgtaaaattagatcttcagttctttgatgaagtgataattaaacattgttttcgtgaagccaacaaagttgccgactttatggcttctattggacattcatgtccaactctttcgaggtggtttgaaagccggtggcttcaacttacctctatCATTCGAAAGTATGAGATAAGTTGGTCCTATCtagaggatcaatctagttttagtaccttatcaaaaaaaaaaaaaaaatgttcccATGCTTGTTTAATGCACGCATAATTGAGCCTAGCATTGGGTACTATGGGGCATATGGGATTATTATTTAATaaaagggttttttgtcaaaagtTACCTAAGATTTGTCTCACTTGCAAATACACTACCTGTCATTTTATTTTTTGCAAGACACTACCTTtcatttttaaaattttgttGAATACTACCAAAATCCATTTTCCGGCCAAATTTTGGTCAAACTTCGGCATTGACTTTGTTTACTCCTTTTATCACGTGGGAATTGTTTTTTTTACCCTTTCATTATGTTTTGCCTTGGAAAAATTTAACACCCTCTCTTCCCTCCTCATTCTTGTCCTGATTTAACCCCTTCTCATTCACAACCATCATCTTCTCCTACCCCCTTATCTTTCTTCTTATCTCCTTCATCTCCATTTCTGGTTTATCCCAATGTCAAGTACCTCAATAAGATCCACGAAAACCTGAACTAGAAGAAAGGTATACAATTGTGGCATTCATGTTGTACCTAAAACATCTTGAAGTTTCGTATGATGAGAAAAGTTAATCAACTTAAGCAAGGAGTTAAGTAGAAGATGCATTTGAAGGAGTTTGAAGTCAAATGTGATGAGATGGAGATTTGCGTTGGAGATGTTGAGGTCATAGAAGAAGAAAGCTAAGATATTCATAGGATTGGTGTTTTCAATATTGTTTGCTATGTATTTCAATGCTGACTAATTTAGACTTCAAATAGATGTTATATTAGGTGATTTTGATATGAAATGCAATGTAATGTACTCAAATACCTGTTCTTTTTAATTGCATAGTTGCATTGCTTACATTTTGTCATTACAAAATAATGGATGGGGGATTGAAATAAAATTCACCAATCCTAAATaggtcaaggagaaagggaaatagGCATGGGGAATATGGTAAAAGAGGAATGAGGGAAAAAAAGGGAAAATAAGAGAGTTCCCACGTGAGAATTAGAGTAAATAAGGTCAATGCCGGAGTTTGACCAAAATTTGGCCGGGATAGGTTTTGGTAGTTTTCAACAAAACTTAAAAAATTAAAGGTAAATGATAGGTAGTGTATTTGTAAATGAGACAAATCTTAGCTAgcttttgacaaaaaaacccttaATAAAATGCAGAAATGTATCTTATTTTGAAAGCCAAACTTGTTATCATACCATTCATGCCTAAATGCTGCCTTACATTCTTCTAAATAATAATACTCTCAATTATTTGGCTTGGTTTTCATGCTTCATTCAACCAACACTGGCAGTTTATCTACATGTCTGCTTATTTGCTGTGGAGTTCATGTATTGGCAATTGGGAAACTAGGAAATGATTATTATCATTACATTATTTCATCAGTTAAGTCGTCTGATGTTTTCTGGGAGACGTCTGATTTATCCAAGTCATCTATTACCTAAATTGACAATGGGACGATCTTATATAACAACTTGGTTACGAGTCATTAAGTAGATTCGCCCATGCCCTTGCCCTTGCCCTTGCCCTTGCGTACATAATGACAAGACAAAAATATTGTCATGTAGCTGTTAGATTTTTGATCATCTACGAATGAATTGTCTGGCAACAAGTTGTAaaaaatcttatctatattaatacaaacgtagtttattttcgcagtacgtttTTTTACTCAATTCAGTACATTTTCGTAATAGTTTCCATTTCATTGCCCTTGGCTAAAAACCCAAACAGCGAATCGTGATGCTCATCCTCTCAACAAAATACCCTCTAAAATTTATcaaatttgtaaattttaattcaattatttatacATACTCAACTATCAAATCACATAAAATTAGTAACCCTAAAAAAAAGTCGACAATTCCAGTAGAAATGTGTGAAATACAAAGTAGAATTGGTATTAATCATTGACAATACGGAAATTAGGTTTTCAAATTAATTAACCTTGCACAAATAACGCTAACATAAACACTAGATATAAGTGTGTAATGAATGGCCGGCAAAAAAAGTTGGAATTAGGGATTGAGTTTTGAGGATGGTGGGTAGAAGGCGCGAGATTCGGTTGTGTGGGAGAAAGGGATCACGGATGAGGAAGGGAGGTGAGTCCCCGATGGTTAGCGAGGCGGTTGTTAGGGGCAGTTGAGTGGTGAATGCAGTACACCGTACCGTCTTTTGTTTCTACATTTTCTGGAGTAGTACATGCATAATTTTTTTAGGTGCAGAAATGAGAGGGGTAATCTGGTCAAAAGCGTACTGcgttgagtaaaatgtgtactgcgaaaatcaacacccaatacaaaagacaatacccgatcctcagcgcgccacgtcattaatgcaacctcttttttttttttttttttttttctggaaaTTCATGtcatggtgggacccgttagtgtgcaatgtatttatttcttcagatttccgtcttttcaaacatgcgataaattccgtcttacaacaaattctatgaaataatattatgaaaaaattctatgaattaatattatgaaataattttatacattccgtgtaactaaaagtaataacatatacgcagaatgaattacaaatgggagtaaatgaaattgaattacataatttttaaaacaaaattaaataataataaaattacataattacgagaaggaattacatttatatacgggatagaacataaaacgcaagtgaattacatacataattttttaaaactacatggtacaataatttttgtttaaaaaataatTCTTGACGAAGTATTTACttggagtataaaatattcatgtattatggttaatattattgtaccatgcagcaacaacataacaacataattttttaaaactacgtggtaaaaaaaatttttgtttaaaaaatcaatcatgacggagtatttacttgtaatataaaactcggcaacttaactatcagccgcgcacaccgaaaatggtaggtgacaatgatagaCAACCGAGTTAATTTAGTCTTTAACTAGCATTTAaagcaaattttaattttttttactctaaaaaaacaaataaattttaatttaatttgcaaGTGATTAaaaattttttaataaaatttttttaaatttttttttaataaataattcacaattgttgtaataaatatttttttaataataacaacACGATAAGTTAACAGTCGAAATTTTTTAAAATATGTTGTTtttagaaatgcaaaaacaaatatacatccaaaaacattaatacttgcccaaatacatacccgtgtaaTTTTACACcggtttaaaactagtataagTATTATTATGAAATCATGTTTGAAGAAGGCTGTCATAGCTTTTAATGAAAAGAGGAATGAGTTGGAATCCTGAACAACATTTCTAATTAACCATTTTGAAACAAAATGGAGGGGCCTCTTTTCTAAACTTTTCCATCAGGGCCCCCTAAATCATTGAAACTTCCCTGCAAATGAATTTTGATGCTGTTTTCTGCTCATTACTTTTTCAGACGGATACTTCcgttttaaacaagaatttgtgaacaATTAAAAACTCCAAGTTAACTACTTCAAAGTTCAAAGATACTCCTATAACTTAAATCCAGGAAGTAATACACTAAAAGTAAAAATCCTATATATACCGCGTCTGCATAATGCATTGCGCGGGATTTAGACTAGTAATTTAGTAACATAATAATTAACTAAGTAACATCTCTATAATTACATTACATTTAGTTAATTATTAGAAGAGGATTGTTCCAATTCACACCATACCTGTTTGAAAACCTTAACAATAAGATCATGGTATTCATCAGCATTCAAAGTTAGATAACATGCCAAAAGCTCTTCCAGTTCCTCAGGTCTAGTAATTCTTTTCGCCAGGATCATCTCAAACATGGAATCCTTGAAATCCTGTTGTGGATCTTGCGAGCGTTTCACAACAGCAAAACTCCCTAATGACGACATTGCTCTCTCCTGTTGTGCTATTTCCTTTGCTTTGCTTTTCAGTTTTGCCTTTTTCATGTCCTCAAGTGCCCTTATTTTGAAGGTCTCTGTCTTTAAAGGTGTCCTTGGAGATGACACTCTGACCTTAGACTCCCTACTGATATGAAATGACTTTCTTTGCTTTTCAGTCTTCAACAAAACTTGCTTCATTTTCGCATCCTTCAATTCTTGCCAATTTGATTTCCCGCTATCAAAATCCCTTGGAACAACGTTGGTATTTTTCGAGGTGGTTGTCCAAGTTGGACGTTCCTCGACCCTTTCTAACATCTGCATCACATTCAGAAGCTCATCTTCTAACAATTCCTTTTCCACAGACTTTCGATACCCATTTACTTCATTATAAACTTTCTTCACCTCTTGTACACCACTCTTCTTCGTTGCGACTTCTTTTACATTTGTTTTGCAATTACCGCTATTATTTTGGTGTACCGTAAATTTCTCATCAACCTCCAATCTTTTCTCGCCCATTGAGAATCTCCAAAACCCATCTTTATCCTTGTAGTAGTTAGAATCATTGGGAAATGATGCTCTTGGACTCAACTTTTCTAAATTTTCCTTTTTAATCTCACTTGGGTTGTTTTTCGACATCTTATTACCCGTTTTTTCGCTCGATTGCTTGAATTTCGATAGCCAGGATTGAGGAAACACATGGGAAATCAAATGGGAATGTGACGAAGTGGAAGACGAAGATGATGGAGAAGCTGAGGAGGTTTTTTTCTTGTTTCCCCATTTCATGATTGGCAAAAACAGTAACAAAATTTGATTTCTGTTTTGTTGTGACTAAAATTAAGAAAATGTATGGAAGgataaaagagtaaaaaaaagaGTTGTGGACGGTTAGAGAGGAAGAAGTGGAGTGGGGGAAGGGGAAGTTTATACAATTACTGAATTACTGCATAAAATCAGTTGAGGTTTCAAAAGAAAAACCCGCCTGAATTCTTGTGAGCACTTTGCCCACCTTTACCACTTTTGTAGAAGTGGTCCGCTTCTTGGACATGTAAAGGTGGAGATTCTAGTGAGTCTATGAGCACTTATATCCACTTATCTAATTTAGGAAGTCTTGTTTAAAATAGAGTATTCGTCTTAAATCGTATCTAATTTAAATGATTATTAAAACTGTATTGTGTTTTAAATTTGATGTTTTTCTTAGGTAATTCGATTCATCATTAGGTGATGGTGTGTTGTATCTAATAATGACCAGTGTTGGTAGATCTAACAAACGAATCATTCGGTTTGGTTTCGCATTGGATTACATCGGTTCGATTCAAACCTGATTTACCTTATTTTTAGTTTCAGTTCAAGTTTGA from Silene latifolia isolate original U9 population chromosome 2, ASM4854445v1, whole genome shotgun sequence encodes the following:
- the LOC141642913 gene encoding uncharacterized protein LOC141642913, translating into MKWGNKKKTSSASPSSSSSTSSHSHLISHVFPQSWLSKFKQSSEKTGNKMSKNNPSEIKKENLEKLSPRASFPNDSNYYKDKDGFWRFSMGEKRLEVDEKFTVHQNNSGNCKTNVKEVATKKSGVQEVKKVYNEVNGYRKSVEKELLEDELLNVMQMLERVEERPTWTTTSKNTNVVPRDFDSGKSNWQELKDAKMKQVLLKTEKQRKSFHISRESKVRVSSPRTPLKTETFKIRALEDMKKAKLKSKAKEIAQQERAMSSLGSFAVVKRSQDPQQDFKDSMFEMILAKRITRPEELEELLACYLTLNADEYHDLIVKVFKQVWCELEQSSSNN